A stretch of the Bradyrhizobium sp. CCBAU 53351 genome encodes the following:
- a CDS encoding VirB3 family type IV secretion system protein → MDEPVAGFVVPVHRALTEPILMGGAPRSVAIVNGTLAAALGLGLRLWIAGLVLWFIGHMAAVWAAKRDPAFVDVVRRHLRIPGHLNI, encoded by the coding sequence ATGGATGAGCCAGTCGCAGGTTTTGTCGTGCCCGTTCATCGCGCGCTCACCGAGCCGATCCTGATGGGCGGCGCGCCGCGATCGGTTGCTATCGTCAACGGCACGCTGGCGGCTGCCCTCGGACTTGGACTGCGGCTGTGGATTGCGGGTCTCGTCCTCTGGTTCATCGGCCACATGGCTGCCGTCTGGGCCGCCAAGCGCGATCCCGCCTTCGTCGATGTGGTGCGCCGACATCTGCGCATTCCCGGTCATCTCAACATCTGA
- the trbJ gene encoding P-type conjugative transfer protein TrbJ, which produces MSRLSALLAAGAVALTLGVSAPARAQWIVFDPNNYVQNVLTAARELQQINNQITSLQNEAQMLINQAKNLASLPYSSLQQLQASIQRTQQLLAQAQRIAYDVQQIDRAFSTSYAPATGRQSNLLLVANAQSRWQNSYAATQDALRVQAGIVGNLDTNRIQTSALVTSSQAASGGLQATQAGNQILALNAQQLADLTAVVTAQGRAQSLEAAQRASAQDQGREQLRRFLTPGQGYQSQDVRMFH; this is translated from the coding sequence ATGAGTCGCCTTAGCGCTCTGCTGGCTGCCGGCGCCGTCGCCCTCACGCTTGGCGTCTCAGCGCCTGCGCGGGCACAGTGGATCGTCTTTGATCCCAACAATTACGTCCAGAACGTCCTGACCGCCGCGCGGGAACTGCAGCAGATCAACAACCAGATCACCTCGCTGCAGAACGAGGCGCAGATGCTGATCAATCAGGCGAAGAATTTGGCAAGCCTGCCATACTCGTCCTTGCAGCAACTGCAAGCATCGATCCAACGGACCCAGCAATTGCTGGCCCAGGCTCAGCGGATCGCCTACGACGTCCAGCAGATTGATCGCGCGTTTTCGACCAGCTATGCGCCGGCGACTGGCAGGCAGTCGAATCTGCTTTTAGTCGCCAATGCTCAATCGCGGTGGCAAAATTCCTATGCCGCGACGCAAGACGCGCTCCGGGTTCAGGCCGGCATCGTCGGCAACCTCGATACCAATCGCATCCAGACGTCCGCGCTCGTAACGTCAAGCCAAGCCGCTAGCGGCGGCCTGCAGGCGACGCAGGCTGGCAATCAGATTCTCGCGCTGAACGCGCAGCAGCTCGCCGATCTCACCGCTGTCGTGACGGCACAGGGCAGGGCGCAGAGCCTTGAAGCGGCTCAACGCGCCTCAGCCCAAGACCAGGGCCGAGAACAACTCCGACGGTTTCTGACACCAGGACAGGGCTATCAATCCCAAGACGTGCGGATGTTCCACTGA
- a CDS encoding MFS transporter, protein MQISAAWRLIARVFLPFAAGYYLSYLFRTINALISGHLISDTGLGTADLGLLTSVYFLVFAAAQIPIGILLDRFGPRRVQSALLLVAAAGAGLFAMSTGLPSLLISRAMIGLGVAAALTAGLKSIVLWFPRERVALLNGYMIMLGSFGAVTATTPTEYLLAWIGWRQLFEILAAVTGATAVLIYIVVPERVITPSIGSIPATLSSVFGDRRFWRIAPLSATCVGSAWSLQGLWAVPWLADVERLGREGLVGQLFIMSIVLCGGAWLFGTTVHFIRRRGVGAETILAVVAMFFIAAELALILRAPLPSILPWSVVAIVGTATVVSFAVTADYFPPELAGRANGAVNVLHFGWAFLAQYGTGLILEQWSTNDGHRAILAYQVAFGVNVALQIGALVWFALPSSLRSFTGWMGSIAFFAPVSVAEAVEPVVPYEQAIVLIPMDGDAEW, encoded by the coding sequence ATGCAAATTTCAGCGGCATGGCGTCTTATCGCGCGCGTTTTTCTTCCATTCGCCGCTGGATATTACCTTTCATACCTGTTCCGAACGATCAACGCTCTGATCTCCGGCCATCTCATCTCGGACACCGGGCTCGGGACTGCTGACCTGGGGTTGCTTACGTCAGTCTATTTCCTGGTGTTCGCGGCGGCTCAGATCCCTATCGGGATTTTGCTGGACCGCTTTGGCCCGCGTCGCGTCCAAAGTGCGTTGCTTTTGGTGGCCGCTGCGGGTGCCGGCCTGTTCGCGATGTCGACGGGGTTGCCGTCGCTGTTGATTTCGCGAGCAATGATCGGCCTTGGAGTGGCGGCCGCACTGACGGCCGGGTTGAAATCCATCGTTCTCTGGTTTCCCAGGGAACGAGTGGCCTTGCTGAACGGCTACATGATCATGCTGGGCTCGTTCGGAGCGGTGACCGCCACAACCCCCACCGAATACCTGCTCGCCTGGATCGGCTGGCGACAGCTCTTTGAGATCCTGGCGGCAGTGACCGGTGCCACGGCTGTGCTCATCTACATCGTGGTCCCTGAGCGTGTCATCACCCCGTCAATAGGATCAATCCCCGCCACCCTCAGTTCCGTCTTTGGCGACCGGCGCTTCTGGCGAATTGCCCCGTTGTCGGCGACTTGCGTGGGATCAGCCTGGTCTCTGCAGGGATTGTGGGCGGTACCATGGCTGGCGGACGTCGAGCGACTTGGTCGTGAGGGTCTCGTCGGACAGCTCTTCATCATGTCGATCGTACTTTGTGGCGGTGCCTGGTTGTTCGGCACAACGGTCCACTTCATCCGACGAAGAGGGGTCGGTGCGGAAACAATATTGGCAGTGGTCGCGATGTTTTTCATCGCAGCCGAGCTTGCCTTGATCCTGCGCGCGCCTCTACCATCCATTTTGCCGTGGTCCGTCGTCGCAATTGTTGGAACAGCGACCGTGGTCAGCTTCGCGGTGACAGCTGACTACTTTCCGCCTGAACTCGCCGGTCGCGCCAACGGCGCCGTGAACGTACTGCACTTTGGATGGGCATTTTTGGCTCAATACGGGACAGGCTTGATTCTGGAGCAATGGTCCACGAATGATGGCCATAGGGCCATCCTGGCGTATCAGGTCGCGTTTGGTGTCAACGTAGCGCTGCAGATCGGAGCGTTGGTTTGGTTCGCGCTACCGTCGTCGCTCCGATCCTTCACTGGCTGGATGGGTTCAATTGCCTTCTTCGCGCCGGTTAGCGTTGCCGAGGCAGTTGAACCGGTAGTTCCGTACGAGCAAGCGATCGTATTGATACCGATGGATGGCGACGCGGAGTGGTGA
- a CDS encoding conjugal transfer protein TraG, producing MSGTKILWGQVIVVGLIVLTAIWGATEWTAWRLAYQAELGRPWFELWGWKIYYPPIFFWWWFVYDAYAPQVFVEGAFIAASGTVVSIAAAIGMSVWRAREAKNVETYGSARWAGLEEVRAAGLLGPDGVVLGKLDDDYVRHDGPEHVLCFAPTRSGKGVGLVVPSLLTWPGSAIVHDIKGENWQLTAGFRSCHGRVLLFDPTNTNSSAYNPLLEVRRGEWEVRDVQNVADVLVDPEGSLDKRNHWEKTSHSLLVGAILHVLYAEADKTLAGVAAFLSDPKRPIEVTLKAMMTTPHLGEQGAHPVVASTARELLNKSDNERSGVLSTAMSFLGLYRDPVVAQVTRRCDWRIADLISDPRPASLYLVVPPSDISRTKPLIRLVLNQIGRRLTEDLHASNRRHRVLMMLDEFPALGRLDFFESALAFMAGYGIKSFLIAQSLNQIEKAYGPNNAILDNCHVRVSFATNDERTAKRVSDALGTATEMRAMKNYAGHRLNPWLGHLMVSRQETARPLLTPGEVMQLPPREEIVMVAGTPPIRAKKVRYYEDRRFSERVLPPPDPAASGRSSRADGWSTLGTLTPAATSRAEQSEEDTANSGLRREPELPDHVAIVKETTDSTPAEEFAVVLDDDEDAVRQSRLLRQQMRGVARQVAMDPNDGMEL from the coding sequence ATGTCAGGAACCAAGATCCTCTGGGGCCAGGTGATCGTTGTCGGCCTGATCGTTTTGACGGCCATCTGGGGAGCAACCGAATGGACAGCCTGGCGGCTCGCCTATCAGGCAGAGCTTGGACGCCCCTGGTTCGAGTTGTGGGGTTGGAAGATCTACTATCCGCCGATCTTCTTCTGGTGGTGGTTCGTCTACGACGCCTATGCGCCTCAAGTCTTTGTCGAAGGTGCCTTCATCGCAGCGTCGGGAACCGTCGTTTCGATCGCGGCGGCGATCGGCATGTCGGTCTGGCGGGCCCGCGAGGCCAAGAATGTTGAGACCTATGGCTCGGCGCGTTGGGCCGGTCTGGAAGAGGTGAGAGCGGCCGGTCTTCTCGGTCCGGATGGCGTGGTGCTGGGCAAGCTCGACGATGACTACGTTCGCCATGATGGACCGGAACACGTGTTGTGTTTTGCTCCCACCCGGTCCGGCAAGGGTGTCGGTCTCGTCGTTCCCTCGCTGCTGACTTGGCCCGGCTCGGCCATCGTTCACGACATCAAGGGCGAGAACTGGCAACTGACTGCCGGTTTCCGCTCCTGTCACGGCCGCGTCCTGTTATTCGATCCGACCAACACCAATTCCTCAGCCTACAATCCGCTGCTCGAGGTCCGACGCGGGGAGTGGGAAGTTCGCGACGTCCAGAACGTCGCCGACGTCCTGGTCGACCCCGAAGGCTCACTCGATAAGCGGAACCACTGGGAGAAGACCAGTCATTCGCTCTTGGTCGGTGCCATCCTCCACGTCCTCTATGCCGAGGCTGACAAGACCTTGGCCGGCGTGGCCGCCTTTCTGTCCGACCCGAAGCGGCCGATCGAGGTAACGTTGAAGGCCATGATGACGACGCCGCACCTTGGTGAGCAGGGTGCCCACCCCGTGGTCGCTTCGACCGCGAGAGAGCTTCTCAACAAATCCGACAACGAACGTTCCGGGGTCCTGTCTACCGCGATGTCGTTCCTTGGACTTTACCGTGATCCCGTCGTGGCCCAGGTGACCCGTCGCTGCGACTGGCGAATTGCAGACCTAATCTCCGATCCCCGGCCAGCGTCGCTTTACCTCGTGGTGCCGCCTTCCGACATCTCGCGGACCAAGCCGCTGATCCGCCTGGTGCTGAACCAGATCGGCCGGCGCCTGACCGAGGACTTGCACGCCAGCAACCGCCGGCACCGTGTCTTGATGATGCTCGACGAGTTCCCGGCGCTCGGGCGCCTCGATTTCTTCGAGTCCGCGCTAGCCTTCATGGCGGGCTACGGCATCAAGAGCTTTTTGATCGCGCAATCGCTCAATCAGATCGAGAAGGCCTATGGGCCGAATAACGCGATCCTCGACAATTGCCACGTCCGCGTCAGTTTCGCGACTAACGACGAGCGGACCGCAAAGCGGGTCTCAGACGCGCTGGGTACGGCGACCGAGATGCGGGCGATGAAGAACTATGCGGGTCACCGGTTGAATCCCTGGCTGGGGCACCTCATGGTCTCGCGGCAGGAAACGGCGAGGCCGCTCCTGACCCCTGGTGAGGTCATGCAGCTCCCGCCGCGGGAGGAAATCGTCATGGTGGCAGGGACACCGCCGATCCGCGCCAAGAAGGTGCGCTACTACGAGGATCGGCGGTTCTCCGAACGCGTCCTGCCGCCGCCAGATCCTGCGGCCTCCGGCCGGTCATCGCGGGCGGACGGTTGGTCGACGCTTGGAACCCTTACGCCGGCAGCGACCAGCAGGGCGGAGCAGTCAGAGGAAGACACGGCGAACAGCGGGCTTCGTCGCGAGCCCGAGCTTCCCGATCACGTTGCGATCGTCAAGGAGACGACCGATTCAACGCCGGCAGAGGAATTTGCCGTTGTTCTTGACGACGACGAGGATGCAGTACGCCAATCGCGACTTCTCCGTCAGCAGATGCGTGGCGTCGCCCGTCAGGTCGCCATGGACCCGAATGACGGCATGGAGCTGTGA
- the trbB gene encoding P-type conjugative transfer ATPase TrbB, whose protein sequence is MLRSALGAAIAGYLEDDAIIEVMLNPDGRLWIDRLSSGLTDTGETLSAADGERIVRLVAHHVGAEVHAGSPRVSAELPGTGERFEGLLPPVVAAPAFAIRKPAVAVFTLDDYVAAGTMTSDQASALRAAVAARKNILVAGGTSTGKTTLTNALLAEVAKTSDRVVLIEDTRELQCKAPNLVALRTKDGVATLSDLVRSSLRLRPDRIPIGEVRGAEALDLLKAWGTGHPGGIGTIHAGTALGALRRLEQLIQEAVITVPRALIAETINLVAVLAGRGADRRLTELALVTGLGANGDYSVSPAGD, encoded by the coding sequence ATGCTGCGTAGCGCACTTGGTGCGGCCATTGCGGGTTACCTGGAAGACGACGCAATCATCGAGGTCATGCTCAATCCGGATGGGCGGTTGTGGATTGATCGGCTGTCGAGTGGCCTCACTGATACCGGCGAAACGTTGTCCGCGGCGGACGGCGAGCGCATCGTTCGTCTGGTAGCACACCATGTAGGCGCGGAGGTGCATGCTGGCTCACCACGCGTGTCTGCCGAGCTACCTGGGACCGGCGAACGCTTCGAAGGGCTGTTACCTCCAGTCGTTGCGGCTCCTGCCTTCGCTATCCGTAAGCCCGCGGTCGCGGTCTTCACACTCGACGACTATGTCGCCGCGGGAACGATGACGTCGGATCAGGCCAGCGCCTTAAGGGCTGCGGTCGCCGCGCGCAAGAACATCCTCGTCGCTGGGGGGACGTCGACTGGCAAGACAACGTTGACCAACGCGCTCTTGGCCGAGGTGGCAAAGACCTCCGATCGGGTCGTGCTGATTGAAGATACACGCGAACTCCAATGCAAGGCGCCCAATCTCGTTGCGCTGCGGACCAAGGACGGCGTAGCGACGCTATCTGACCTTGTCCGCTCCTCGCTTCGACTGCGCCCTGACCGTATCCCGATCGGCGAGGTCCGGGGCGCCGAAGCGCTCGACTTGCTCAAGGCCTGGGGTACCGGCCATCCCGGCGGCATCGGCACCATCCATGCTGGCACCGCGCTCGGCGCGCTACGGCGGCTCGAGCAGCTCATCCAGGAAGCCGTCATCACAGTTCCGCGTGCCCTCATCGCAGAGACCATCAACCTCGTCGCCGTGCTCGCCGGTCGCGGCGCCGATCGTCGCCTCACCGAGCTCGCCCTCGTCACGGGGCTTGGGGCTAACGGCGACTACAGCGTTTCACCAGCAGGAGACTGA
- the trbE gene encoding conjugal transfer protein TrbE yields the protein MMNLAEYRHSNARLADFLPWAALVDEGIILNKDGSFQRTAKFRGPDLDSAVPAELAGVAGRLNNALRRLGSGWAVFVEAQRHFAGSYPPNTFPDVASALVDAERRAQFEEAGAHYESSYFLTFLYLPPEEGAARAERLLYEGRDRTVAADAREVLRGFADQTTRVLQLLEGFMPECGWLDDQDTLTYLHSTISTKRHRVRVPEIPMYIDALLADQPLTGGLEPMLGSANMRVLTIVGFPGTTTPGILDDLNRLAFSYRWSTRAIMLDKTDATKLLTKIRRQWFAKRKSIGAILKEVMTNEASTLLDTDAHNKAIDADAALQELGSDQIGQAFVTATITVWDGDPGAADEKLRLVEKVIQGRDFTCMIETVNAVEAWLGSLPGHVYANVRQPPVSTLNLAHMIPMSAVWAGEARDLHLKGPPLLFGKTEGSTPFRFSLHVGDVGHTLVVGPTGAGKSVLLALMALQFRRYPNSQVFAFDFGGSIRAAALAMDGDWHDLGGALSDGDENPVALQPLAWIDDPSERGWATEWIAAILAREKIEITPEVKDHLWSALTSLASAPREERTLTGLSVLLQSNSLKRALQPYCLGGPSGRLLDAEFERLGESSVQAFETEGLIGTSAAPAVLAYLFHRIGDRLDGRPTLLIIDEGWLALDDEDFAGQLREWLKTLRKKNASVIFATQSLSDIDGSAIAPAIIESCPTRLLLPNERAIEPQISAIYRRFGLNDRQIELLSRATPKRDYYCQSRRGNRMFELGLGEVALAFTAASSKTDQAAIGQLFAEHGRDGFVPAWLQHRGVSWALDLIPNLGNLERSL from the coding sequence ATGATGAACCTTGCCGAATATCGCCATTCCAACGCCCGTCTCGCGGACTTCCTGCCTTGGGCAGCCCTGGTTGATGAGGGAATCATCCTCAATAAGGACGGTTCGTTCCAGCGGACGGCAAAGTTCCGGGGACCTGACCTCGACAGCGCTGTGCCGGCGGAACTTGCCGGCGTCGCCGGTCGTCTGAACAACGCCTTGCGCCGCCTTGGATCCGGCTGGGCCGTGTTCGTTGAGGCGCAGCGCCATTTTGCCGGTAGCTACCCGCCGAACACTTTTCCGGATGTCGCGTCTGCACTGGTCGACGCCGAGCGCAGAGCACAGTTCGAGGAGGCAGGCGCCCACTATGAGTCCAGCTACTTCCTGACCTTCCTCTATCTGCCACCGGAGGAGGGAGCTGCCCGGGCAGAGCGACTGCTCTACGAGGGGCGCGATCGGACTGTGGCAGCAGACGCTCGCGAGGTGCTCCGCGGGTTTGCCGATCAAACCACCCGTGTGCTTCAGCTCCTTGAAGGTTTCATGCCGGAATGCGGCTGGCTCGATGATCAGGACACGCTGACCTATTTGCATTCGACGATTTCGACCAAGCGTCATCGCGTTCGCGTGCCCGAAATTCCCATGTACATCGATGCTCTGTTGGCTGACCAGCCGCTGACCGGCGGGCTCGAGCCGATGCTGGGCTCAGCCAATATGCGAGTTCTCACGATCGTCGGCTTCCCGGGCACGACGACGCCGGGAATTCTGGATGATCTGAATCGCCTGGCGTTTTCGTACCGCTGGTCGACGCGCGCGATCATGCTCGACAAGACCGATGCCACCAAACTGCTGACCAAAATCCGCCGCCAGTGGTTCGCAAAGAGAAAATCAATTGGCGCGATCCTCAAGGAGGTCATGACCAACGAGGCGTCGACGCTGCTCGATACCGACGCACACAACAAGGCGATCGATGCCGACGCCGCGTTGCAGGAACTGGGTTCGGATCAGATCGGACAAGCCTTTGTCACGGCGACCATCACCGTCTGGGACGGGGATCCCGGTGCAGCCGACGAAAAGCTGCGGCTGGTCGAGAAAGTCATTCAAGGCCGCGATTTCACCTGCATGATCGAGACGGTGAACGCCGTCGAAGCCTGGCTCGGCAGCCTGCCAGGTCATGTCTATGCCAATGTGCGGCAGCCGCCGGTTTCGACTCTCAACCTCGCCCACATGATCCCTATGTCGGCGGTATGGGCGGGCGAGGCGAGGGATCTGCATTTGAAGGGCCCGCCGCTTCTATTTGGCAAGACCGAGGGATCGACCCCATTCCGGTTCTCCCTCCATGTCGGCGACGTCGGCCATACCCTCGTGGTGGGACCGACAGGGGCTGGCAAATCGGTGTTGCTGGCGCTAATGGCGCTGCAGTTCCGCCGTTACCCGAACTCTCAGGTCTTTGCGTTCGACTTTGGTGGTTCGATCAGGGCGGCCGCACTTGCCATGGACGGCGACTGGCATGATCTCGGCGGCGCGCTGTCTGACGGGGACGAAAACCCCGTCGCCCTGCAGCCGTTGGCCTGGATCGACGATCCTTCCGAGCGAGGGTGGGCGACGGAATGGATCGCGGCAATCCTGGCGCGGGAAAAGATCGAGATCACCCCGGAGGTCAAGGATCACCTGTGGTCGGCATTGACGTCTCTCGCTTCGGCGCCGAGGGAGGAACGCACCCTGACCGGCCTGTCGGTCCTCCTGCAATCCAACTCCCTGAAGCGTGCCTTGCAGCCCTACTGCCTGGGCGGTCCGTCAGGGCGCTTGCTCGACGCCGAATTCGAGCGCCTTGGCGAGTCCTCGGTCCAGGCATTTGAGACCGAGGGGTTGATCGGAACGAGCGCGGCCCCGGCCGTGCTGGCCTACCTTTTCCATCGCATTGGAGACCGTCTCGATGGTCGGCCCACACTTCTCATTATCGATGAGGGGTGGCTTGCTCTCGACGACGAGGATTTTGCTGGCCAGCTCCGGGAATGGCTGAAGACACTTCGGAAGAAGAACGCGTCGGTCATCTTCGCCACTCAGTCGCTATCGGACATCGATGGCTCGGCGATCGCGCCGGCGATCATCGAAAGCTGCCCGACGCGCCTGTTGCTGCCGAACGAGCGGGCGATCGAACCGCAGATATCAGCTATCTACCGTCGCTTCGGCCTCAATGACCGACAGATCGAGCTTCTGAGCCGAGCCACCCCGAAGCGCGACTACTATTGCCAGTCCCGTCGCGGCAACCGGATGTTCGAACTGGGTCTCGGCGAAGTTGCGCTGGCCTTTACGGCAGCCTCTTCCAAGACCGATCAGGCTGCTATCGGGCAACTGTTCGCTGAACATGGACGTGACGGCTTCGTGCCCGCCTGGCTCCAGCACCGTGGCGTCTCCTGGGCGCTGGACCTGATCCCCAATCTCGGCAATTTGGAGAGATCGCTATGA
- a CDS encoding CopG family transcriptional regulator, with amino-acid sequence MRDRMNVYFPPELLKQIADLADRKNLSRSAIVEAAVASFLSPDGADRREAAFTRRLDRLSRQMQRLERDVGLTAETLALFIRFWLTITPPLPNDAQAAAQLKGRERFEGFVEALGRRLQKGQSFLREIPEDIVRQEPGSET; translated from the coding sequence ATGCGCGACCGCATGAATGTGTACTTTCCGCCGGAGCTTCTGAAGCAGATCGCGGATCTCGCCGATCGTAAGAATCTTTCCAGGTCTGCGATCGTGGAAGCGGCGGTTGCGTCTTTTCTGTCACCGGACGGGGCGGACAGGCGGGAGGCAGCGTTCACCCGTCGCCTGGACCGGCTGTCGCGCCAGATGCAGAGGCTGGAGCGTGACGTTGGATTGACGGCCGAAACCTTGGCTCTCTTCATCCGCTTCTGGCTGACAATCACGCCGCCGTTGCCAAACGACGCACAGGCGGCGGCTCAACTCAAGGGTCGGGAGCGCTTTGAAGGATTTGTCGAAGCGCTCGGGCGTCGGTTGCAGAAGGGACAGAGTTTCCTGCGCGAGATTCCAGAAGACATCGTTCGTCAGGAGCCGGGCAGCGAAACCTGA
- a CDS encoding TrbC/VirB2 family protein, protein MRPQFRFLREAASLTASITVFLTTAPAWAAGSNMPWEQPLNQILQSVEGPVAKIIAVIIIVVTGLTLAFGDSSGGFRRLIQIVFGLSIAFAASSFFLSFFSFGGGVVI, encoded by the coding sequence ATGCGTCCGCAATTTCGCTTTCTTCGAGAAGCCGCTTCACTGACGGCTTCCATCACGGTTTTTCTGACGACGGCGCCGGCATGGGCGGCTGGCTCGAACATGCCGTGGGAGCAGCCGCTCAATCAAATCCTGCAGTCGGTCGAAGGCCCCGTCGCCAAAATCATCGCCGTCATCATCATTGTCGTCACCGGGCTGACGCTCGCGTTCGGCGATTCATCGGGTGGATTTCGCAGGCTGATCCAGATCGTGTTCGGCCTGTCGATCGCGTTCGCGGCCTCGAGCTTCTTTCTGTCGTTCTTCTCCTTCGGCGGCGGCGTGGTGATCTGA